Proteins from a single region of Excalfactoria chinensis isolate bCotChi1 unplaced genomic scaffold, bCotChi1.hap2 Scaffold_351, whole genome shotgun sequence:
- the LOC140264936 gene encoding beta-arrestin-1 — MGDKGTRVFKKASPNGKLTVYLGKRDFVDHIDVVDPVDGVVLVDPEYLKERKVFVTLTCAFRYGREDLDVLGLTFRKDLFVANAQAFPPVPEDRKPLTRLQERLIKKLGEHAYPFTFEIPPNLPCSVTLQPGPEDTGKACGVDYEVKAFCAENLEEKIHKRNSVRLVIRKVQYAPERPGPQPMAETTRQFLMSDKPLHLEASLDKEIYYHGEPISVNVHVTNNTNKTVKKIKISVRQYADICLFNTAQYKCPVAVEDADDMVAPSSTFCKVYTLTPFLANNREKRGLALDGKLKHEDTNLASSTLLRDGANKEILGIIVSYKVKVKLVVSRGGLLGDLASSDVAVELPFTLMHPKPREEPAHRDVPENEAPIDTNLIELDTNDDDIVFEDFARQRLKGMKDDKEDEEERTNSPQLNDR; from the exons ATGGGGGACAAAGGGACCAG aGTGTTCAAGAAGGCGAGTCCCAACGGGAAG CTCACCGTCTACCTGGGCAAGAGGGACTTCGTGGACCACATCGACGTGGTGGATCCCGTGG ACGGCGTGGTGCTGGTGGATCCTGAGTACctgaaggagaggaaag TCTTTGTCACCCTGACCTGCGCCTTCCGCTACGGCCGCGAGGACCTGGACGTGCTGGGCCTGACGTTCCGCAAGGACCTTTTTGTGGCCAACGCTCAGGCCTTTCCCCCCGTACCTGAGGACAGGAAGCCCCTGACCCGCCTGCAGGAGCGACTCATCAAGAAGCTGGGGGAGCACGCGTACCCCTTCACCTTCGAg ATCCCCCCCAACCTGCCCTGCTCCGTCACGCTGCAACCCGGCCCCGAGGACACAGGGAAG GCCTGCGGTGTGGACTATGAGGTCAAAGCTTTCTGCGCGGAGAACCTGGAGGAGAAGATCCATAAGAG GAACTCTGTTCGCTTGGTCATCCGTAAAGTGCAGTACGCCCCGGAGCGCCCCGGCCCCCAACCCATGGCAGAGACCACCAGGCAGTTCCTCATGTCCGACAAACCGCTGCACCTGGAAGCATCCCTGGACaaggag ATCTACTACCACGGGGAACCCATCAGCGTCAACGTCCACGTCACCAACAACACCAACAAGACGGTGAAGAAGATCAAAATCTCAG TGCGCCAATACGCCGACATCTGCCTCTTCAACACGGCGCAGTACAAGTGTCCCGTGGCTGTGGAGGACGCCGA CGACATGGTGGCTCCGAGCTCCACGTTCTGCAAAGTCTACACGCTGACCCCGTTCCTTGCCAACAACCGGGAGAAGCGTGGGCTGGCGCTGGACGGCAAGCTGAAGCACGAGGACACCAACCTGGCCTCCAGCACGCT gctgagggatggagcCAACAAGGAGATCCTGGGCATCATCGTGTCCTACAAGGTGAAGGTGAAGCTGGTGGTGTCGCGAGGAGG CCTGCTGGGAGATCTGGCCTCCAG TGACGTGGCCGTGGAGCTGCCCTTCACCCTGATGCACCCCAAACCCCGAGAGGAGCCGGCGCACCGCGACG TTCCAGAGAACGAAGCTCCCATAGATACCAACCTCATAGAGCTTGACACAAA TGACGACGACATCGTCTTCGAGGACTTTGCCCGGCAGCGGCTGAAGGGGATGAAGGACGACAAGGAGGACGAGGAGGAGCGGACCAACTCCCCGCAGCTCAATGACAGATAA